The DNA segment GAAGGTGCCGGGCGCAGCCGTCGTCACCCCGCTGAAGGCCACCCCGGACGGCGCGGTGCTGACCGGTACCGCGTACTCCGCGCAGGCCCCGCAGAACGCGGCCACCACCGACCTGGTCAACCGGCTCAAGAACGACCTCCTGCCGCAGGCCGTGAAGGGGACCGACGCACGCGGCTATGTGACCGGCACGACCGCCGCCCAGGTGGACTTCCTCGACCTCGTCGCCGGCCGGCTCCCGCTGATCATCGCCGTGGTCGTCGCCCTCGCGTTCGTCATCATCCTGACCGTCTTCCGCGGGGTGCTGGTCGCCCTGAAGGCGGCGGTGCTCAACATCCTGTCGATCGCCGCCTCGTACGGGGTGGTGGTGGCGGTCTTCCAGTGGGGCTGGGGCGGTCCGGCGCTCGGCGTCTCGGGCACGGTGCCGATCGAGAGCTATGTGCCGATGATGATGTTCGCGATCGTCTTCGGGCTGAGCATGGACTACGAGATCTTCCTGCTGTCGCGGGTGCACGAGGCGTGGCAGCGGACGGGCGAGGCGAAGGCGAGCGTGGCGCACGCGCTGGAGATCACCGCCCGGGTGATCACCTGTGCCGCACTGATCATGGTGAGCGTGTTCGCCGCGTTCCTCATCAGCGACAACATCGTGGTGAAGATGCTGGGCCTCGGCCTGGCCGTGAGCGTGCTGATCGACGCCACCGTGGTCCGGCTGCTGCTGGTCCCGGCGGTGATGACGCTGCTGGGCCGGGCGGCGTGGTGGACGCCGCGGTGGCTCGACCGGATCCTGCCGCATGTGCGCACCGAGGGCGAGGAACAGCTCCCCGCGGCCGGTCCGGCCGCCTGACCCGCCGGCAGCCGATCTGCGCGCGCCCCCGGATCCGACGACCATCGACATATGGCCCCGCACGCCGAGCCCGGCTCGGCCCCGTACCCCGTGATCCGGCCGATGCTGGCCACGGTCGGTCCGCTGCCCGCCGCGCACGAGGAGGCGGCCTGGGCGTTCGAGGCCAAATGGGACGGGGCACGCTGCATCGTCAGCACTCCCGGCGACGGCACGCTCCGGCTCGTCACCCGGGCCGGCAACGACGCGACCTCGACCTACCCGGAGCTGGGGCCGCTGGGCGAGGCACTGCGGGGCCGGTCCGCGGTGCTCGACGGCGAGGTGGTGGTCCTGGACGCGCGCGGGCGGCCGGACTTCGGGCTGCTGCAGCGCCGGATGGGCGTGGTGAACCCGCGCCGCACGGCCCGGCTGGCCATGGAGCACCCCGTGCACCTCGTCCTCTTCGACCTGATGTACCTGGACGGGTCGCTGCTCGGATCGCCCTACTACGAGCGCCGGCGCCTGCTGTCCGGGCTGGGGCTGCGCGGCCCGAACTGGTCGGCACCCGAGTACGTGGCGGGCCACGGGCAGCAGGCCTGGGAGGCTTCGCTGCAGGGCGGCCTCGAAGGGGTGGTGGCCAAGCGGCTGGCCTCGGCGTACCTGCCGGGGGTCCGGTCGCCCGAGTGGCGCAAGACGAAGCACGTGCTGACCCTGGACGTGATCATCGGGGGCTGGACCGAGGGCCACGGCGGGCTGGCCGGCCTGCCGGGGTCCGTGCTCGCGGGGGTCGCCGAGCCCGCGGGGCTGCGGTACGTCGGCTCCGTCGGCTCGGGGCTCTCCGACCGGGAGCGCCAGGAACTGGCGCGATACCTGGGCGTGATCCCGCGCGAGAGCTCCCCCTTCGTCAACCCCGTGGACGCACCGGGCGCGCACTGGGCCGAGCCCCGGCTCGTCGCCGAGATCACGCTCAGCGGCTGGACCTCGGCCGGCCGGCTGCGGCATCCGATCTGGCACCGGCTTCGCCCCGATCTGACCCACCTCGGATGAGGGAGGGGAGACCGGCGCGACGCCGGGAAGGCCGGCCATGGAGGAACCGAGCAACGCACGACGGAAGGAGTCGGTGATGCCCCACCCCACCGACCGCAGCGCCGACGGCGCACCGGACGACGCCCCGCCCGCCACCGCCGAGGGCAACACGGCGTACGGCAGGAAGCCCTTCACCCGCGCCAGGAGCCACTTCGCCGACCGGGTCACGGCGGACGGCCGCGACGGCTGGCCGGTCGAGGCCGGCCGCTACCGCCTGGTGGTCAGCCGCGCCTGCCCCTGGGCGAGCCGCGCCGTCATCTCCCGGCGGCTGCTCGGCCTGGAGGACGCGATCTCGCTGGCCCTCACCGACCCGCTCCAGGACGACCGCAGCTGGCGCTTCACCCTGGAGCCGGACGGCCGCGACCCCGTCCTCGGCATCCGCTTCCTGAGCGAGGCCTACGACGCCCGCGAGAAGGATCACCCAGGCGGCGTCAGCGTCCCCGCCCTCGTCGACGTGCCCAGCGGGCGGCTCGTCACCAACGACTACCAGCGGCTCACCCTGGACTTCGCGACCGAGTGGCGGGCGCTGCACCGGCCCGGCGCCCCCGATCTGTACCCCGAGCCGCTGCGCGAGGAGATCGACATCGTGATGGCGGGCGTCTACCGGGACGTCAACAACGGCGTGTACCGGGCCGGTTTCGCCACCGGGCAGGGCGACTACGAGGCCGCCTTCCACGACCTGTTCCGGCGCCTGGACCTGCTGTCCGTGCGGCTGTCCGACCGGCGCTACCTCGTCGGCGACAGCATCACCGAGGCCGACATCCGGCTGTTCACCACCCTGGTCCGCTTCGACGCCGTCTACCACGGGCACTTCAAGTGCAACCAGTTCAAGCTGGCCGAGGACCCGGTGCTGTGGGCCTACGCCAAGGACCTCTACCAGACCCCCGGCTTCGGCGACACCGTCGACTTCCACCACATCAAGCAGCACTACTACCGGGTGCACACCGGCATCAACCCGACCGGCGTCGTCCCCCTCGGACCGGACCTCTCCGGCTGGCTGACCCCGCACCACCGCGAGGAGTTGGGCGGACGGCCGTTCGGCGACGGCACCCCGCCGGGCCCGGTCCCGCCGGCCGAGGAGGT comes from the Streptomyces angustmyceticus genome and includes:
- the ligD gene encoding non-homologous end-joining DNA ligase produces the protein MAPHAEPGSAPYPVIRPMLATVGPLPAAHEEAAWAFEAKWDGARCIVSTPGDGTLRLVTRAGNDATSTYPELGPLGEALRGRSAVLDGEVVVLDARGRPDFGLLQRRMGVVNPRRTARLAMEHPVHLVLFDLMYLDGSLLGSPYYERRRLLSGLGLRGPNWSAPEYVAGHGQQAWEASLQGGLEGVVAKRLASAYLPGVRSPEWRKTKHVLTLDVIIGGWTEGHGGLAGLPGSVLAGVAEPAGLRYVGSVGSGLSDRERQELARYLGVIPRESSPFVNPVDAPGAHWAEPRLVAEITLSGWTSAGRLRHPIWHRLRPDLTHLG
- a CDS encoding glutathione S-transferase family protein, whose protein sequence is MPHPTDRSADGAPDDAPPATAEGNTAYGRKPFTRARSHFADRVTADGRDGWPVEAGRYRLVVSRACPWASRAVISRRLLGLEDAISLALTDPLQDDRSWRFTLEPDGRDPVLGIRFLSEAYDAREKDHPGGVSVPALVDVPSGRLVTNDYQRLTLDFATEWRALHRPGAPDLYPEPLREEIDIVMAGVYRDVNNGVYRAGFATGQGDYEAAFHDLFRRLDLLSVRLSDRRYLVGDSITEADIRLFTTLVRFDAVYHGHFKCNQFKLAEDPVLWAYAKDLYQTPGFGDTVDFHHIKQHYYRVHTGINPTGVVPLGPDLSGWLTPHHREELGGRPFGDGTPPGPVPPAEEVPPSGRPEPAPTHF